From a single Longimicrobiales bacterium genomic region:
- a CDS encoding ATP-dependent Clp protease ATP-binding subunit has protein sequence LDHFCRDLTELAREDKLDPTIGREKEIERVMEVLSRRKKNNPVLIGEPGVGKTAIVEGLAQLIASGNCPDSLRDNRVLALDMAAVIAGTKYRGQFEERLKAIMNEIAQNKNVILFIDELHTLVGAGAAEGAIDASNMLKPALARGELQCVGASTLNEYRKYIEKDGALERRFQPIIIDPPSIEEAIEILKGIRKHYEDHHKIVIPDETIVQAARLSERYITDRFLPDKAIDVIDEAGARARLATQVPPPEVNDLKDQLEEMAASKDGAIRDQDFEKAAELRDRERELQGEIRRKQEEWEQERKSHRPVIDEEDIGFIVSRWTGIPVSRLKQAETERLVHMEDELHQRVIGQDEAIKAISRAIRRSRAGLKDPNRPIGSFIFSGPTGVGKTELARALAEFLFADRDALIRVDMSEYMEKFSVSRLIGAPPGYVGYEDSGTLTKAIRRRPYSVVLLDEIEKAHPDVFNILLQVLDEGRLTDNYGRVIDFKNTVIIMTSNLGARGITKGGSLGFHQQDETTAYDSMRGRVKDEIERAFNPEFLNRLDDIIVFHPLNREQISSIVHIMLKEVYDRLAEENLKLTLTNAALEFLVEKGYDEKFGARPLRRAIQRYIEDPLSERILAREFPAGEEIEVDVTPAGDSFEFRVLSTKT, from the coding sequence CTCGATCATTTCTGCCGTGACCTGACGGAGCTGGCGCGCGAGGACAAGCTGGACCCGACCATCGGCCGCGAGAAGGAGATCGAGCGGGTGATGGAGGTGCTCAGCCGTCGCAAGAAGAACAACCCGGTGCTGATCGGCGAGCCGGGCGTCGGCAAGACGGCCATCGTCGAGGGGCTGGCGCAGTTGATCGCGAGCGGCAACTGCCCGGACAGCCTGCGCGACAACCGCGTGCTCGCGCTGGACATGGCCGCGGTGATCGCCGGCACGAAGTACCGTGGCCAGTTCGAGGAGCGGCTGAAGGCGATCATGAACGAGATCGCTCAGAACAAGAACGTGATCCTGTTCATCGACGAGCTGCACACGCTCGTCGGCGCGGGTGCCGCGGAGGGCGCGATAGACGCGTCGAACATGCTGAAGCCGGCGCTCGCGCGTGGCGAGCTGCAGTGCGTCGGTGCATCGACGCTGAACGAGTACCGCAAGTACATCGAGAAGGATGGCGCGCTCGAGCGGCGTTTCCAGCCCATCATCATCGATCCGCCGAGCATTGAAGAGGCGATCGAGATCCTGAAGGGCATCCGCAAGCACTACGAGGATCATCACAAGATCGTGATCCCCGACGAGACGATCGTGCAGGCCGCGCGGCTCTCGGAGCGCTACATCACCGACCGGTTCCTGCCCGACAAGGCGATCGATGTGATCGACGAGGCGGGCGCGCGCGCACGCCTGGCGACGCAGGTGCCGCCACCGGAGGTCAATGATCTGAAGGACCAGCTCGAGGAGATGGCGGCGTCGAAGGATGGTGCCATCCGCGACCAGGACTTCGAGAAGGCGGCGGAGCTGCGCGACCGCGAGCGCGAGCTGCAGGGCGAGATCCGGCGCAAGCAGGAGGAATGGGAGCAGGAGCGGAAGAGCCATCGGCCGGTCATCGATGAGGAGGATATCGGCTTCATCGTGAGCCGCTGGACGGGCATCCCCGTGTCGCGCCTGAAGCAGGCGGAGACGGAGCGGCTGGTGCACATGGAAGACGAGCTGCACCAGCGTGTGATCGGGCAGGATGAGGCCATCAAAGCGATCAGCCGCGCGATCCGTCGCAGCCGTGCAGGTCTGAAGGACCCGAACCGCCCGATCGGCAGCTTCATCTTCAGCGGCCCGACCGGAGTCGGAAAGACGGAGCTGGCGCGTGCGCTGGCCGAGTTCCTGTTCGCCGATCGCGATGCCCTGATCCGTGTCGACATGAGCGAATACATGGAGAAGTTCTCCGTGTCGCGTCTCATCGGCGCGCCTCCGGGATACGTGGGCTACGAGGACAGCGGCACGCTGACGAAGGCGATCCGTCGCCGACCCTACAGCGTGGTGCTGCTGGACGAGATCGAGAAGGCGCATCCGGACGTGTTCAACATCCTGCTGCAGGTGCTGGACGAGGGTCGGCTCACGGACAACTACGGCCGTGTGATCGACTTCAAGAACACGGTCATCATCATGACGTCGAACCTGGGCGCCCGCGGCATCACGAAGGGCGGCTCACTAGGCTTCCATCAGCAGGATGAGACGACCGCGTACGACTCGATGCGCGGCCGCGTGAAGGACGAGATCGAGCGCGCGTTCAATCCGGAGTTCCTGAACCGCCTGGACGACATCATCGTCTTCCACCCGCTGAACCGGGAGCAGATCTCCAGCATCGTGCACATCATGCTGAAGGAAGTGTACGACCGGCTCGCGGAGGAGAACCTGAAGCTGACGCTGACCAACGCCGCACTCGAATTCCTCGTCGAGAAGGGGTACGACGAGAAGTTCGGCGCCCGACCGCTGCGCCGCGCCATCCAGCGCTACATCGAGGACCCGCTCTCGGAGCGGATTCTGGCGCGGGAGTTCCCGGCAGGCGAGGAGATCGAAGTGGACGTGACGCCCGCGGGCGATTCGTTCGAGTTCCGCGTTCTTTCAACCAAGACGTGA